A segment of the Macrobrachium rosenbergii isolate ZJJX-2024 chromosome 8, ASM4041242v1, whole genome shotgun sequence genome:
CAGCAGTTTCGACCACTCAGCGCCTATGAAAGTTGTGTGTGATCCTATACCTTCTGCTGTCATGAAGACTCGATGAACATATCACTGATAGACCGGTATTAACTAATTACTTTTCTACCCTCCTATGAACTCTGCTTATTTAAAAATGGTTGCTAAGAATTTTTGCATCGTACATGAAATGACCTTTATAAATTTCAGTTAAGCAAATTACCAAtcaatttgcatattttctgCAGTAAATTAATGAAGAGACCACTCATCTGGTGTCATGCATGGGGtacatatagaataaaaaaaaagtgaacagtgACAGGAAAGACGAGGAAGGATGAGtgaagaattgaattgaattaaatatagaatttaggccaaaagccaagcactgggacttatgaggtcattcagcgctgaaatggaaattgacagtaaaaggtttgaaaggtgtaacagaaggaaaacctcacagttgcactatgaatcagtttgttaggagagggtggagagtaagatggaagaaagagaatatgaaaggaggtacggtaaaaggaatgaaagaggttgcagcaaggggccgaaggcatgctgcaaagaaccttaagtaatgcctacagtgcaccacatgaggtgcactgacgggactaaaCCCCTACGGGGAGGATGagtgaagaagaaaagtaacaggAAGTGATAAAGTGGCTCAAGCATATACTCAAGAAAACAGGGGAATTAAATATGGCTTCCCAACTTCACAAGGGAAATGAATGGCATCTGGTATGACGGAGGAAAATCACAGCATTCAAACTGAACTCTCTCACCAGTGCCTACATCTGACATCCATGGAGACTGCTGAATGGGGTAGAAAAGGCCACTAAAGGATGATGGAAGTCTAGTGCTGAAACAACAAAGGAAGagcaaaaacaatttaaaagttGTTTACATAAAGAATTTTACTTACTGCAAGATCAGAAAAAGATATAATGGATATAACTGGGGTTTACTGCCCAAGAACCTATCCAGAGCAAAACTCCGTAGTGACTTtccaaaattactgtaattatccTGCCTCAGGTGCTCAACCgacttgtttttttcttcaagGGCAGAAAATCAGCCCAGAGGTATAACTCATATGTAACTACACACTCAGGACCTTACCTGCAGATTAATCTCTCCTGCTTCAATTTTAGTGTTAATAATCCCACGCTAGGAATATTAGTAAGGAATCTACTCTTATATACCACTTCTCTAAGTTGGGGATCAGTTTTTGAGAATACTTTCAATTTCTAGGAGACAACACAGCAGTATGATTTACATAGGTGATTTACCTGCTAGACTACAGTGAACAGTTAGCGATGGAGTCAAAGACTCAAGAGGCCGCTCAAAGCCAGGTTGGGTCACCAGTAAACtcttataaaatacaatataaaatccCTAACCCTTACTTCTACATAAAAGAATCTGATTACAAGATGCAACGTGACACTTTTCTAAAACCTGGCTACTTctgttatttcaaaagaaaactggAGGCCTGTTGACAGTCAGACATCTATTTTTGTGATAGCAATGTTTAAAATATGCTAGACATGTCATATAGAAAAGGTATTTCTAATTCTACCTGCTAGCTAATAGGTAATGTTATTAACAgctactatatatacagtaaatggaaaTCTATTTGCAACTTGACAGTGAGGTTGAGGAAATTTTTATGAACTGATGCTGATGTTGTGTGGTTTTCAATATAGTATTGCACATCTCCATGAAGTATCACAAGCTTTATGAATGTCAAAAAATATGGCAACTTTCACTTATCTGCTCAAATCCTCTTCAAATATGAACTTCCAAATGACAATGGATCAAGcatggatctatctttctgtgaTCCATACTAAACTGGAGTGATCAAATTGTTTAAGTACCATGTTAGTCTGGAGTTTGCCATTCTTCTCTTCACTTTGAATAGACTTGTTAATGATCTTTAATTTGACGGATTGCAATTGGCACGATGGGTGTGTGCCACCATTTCTTGGGCAACAATTATTTTGTCCTCAACTGTTATAAGACTGAAGCACCTTTTAGCCATGGGCTAGACATTTGATCATTTTCCAAACTGTCTTGCCCAGGAGCTAGGCTgttaaaagaggaaaggaaaacttttattCTACAACAGACCGTAATTATATTCAGTATACAGATCATCTGCTTTCTATTTTGTATATGTTCTTGGAAAAATGCACTGGATTTTAAGCCATTAGTAAAGATAACATTAAAGGGAATGTTTTCAACATGAGCCATAACAATTGAATGGGCTTCCACCTTCATTACTTAAAACCATCAACTTACAAAAATCTACTTCAGGCAAATTCCATCGGGGAGTTATTGGTATCTTGAAAGGAAGGACTTCATTACTAGTCAAATGAAAATTCCTGAATAGCTATTTGACCCTAAACCCACAAGTCTGAGGAGAGTTGTAAGTGATGTTCCTCATATCtaaaatgttattcattattaGCAGTTTTAAATGCAAAAGTGTTTGATAGTCTTTGCAGCTATATCAGTACTTGACATTGGACTGGTGCTGAAGACCTGGAGAATGCTCTCCAGTATCAACCAGGAGACTGGGAACTGACGATAATTTAATACCCCCCTGTAGCTAGTCTAATACCAAGATGGTGCACTGCATCCAAACTTTTCAACTACCTTGGGGCAGCTGACAAGTGTATCTTaagcccataaaaaaaaaacctgataaaaCAATGGGAAAGGCACTTCACTAGCCCCAGTGGGAAGTTTTCACCAACCACTTAAATGAAATTCTAGTAAAATACACATCTTTAATGAATCCTCTCAGTGCATTTTACATTTAGATTCATTAGTCTGATTgtaaagcatcatcatcatcaacaaccaAATCTTCCATTACTTAATTCTGAAGCatgaaaatcactaaaatatcactacacaaaaaatgaataacattcaGAAGAATAGCTACAGGAAAGGACAAGTTATGACCAGCTGCAGACGACCAAAGccacctgcaaaatttatagtcgACTGTTAACATTCCAAAGCAATTTTTATGTCAAAGTTGGGAGCGTAAGCCTCCAAAACAATCATTTTGGTAGGTATTAATTCAGCTTTCAGTTTTTCATACCTTAAGAACCTATAAATCAGAAACTTGTGCagtttttatacagtatttggtCAGGAAATGCATATACAAaacttctttgttttattctactACAAATACTATAACCTACAGCAGCCATAACACATGTAAAAACCCATTACTTTTATCAAGCTTTAGAAcatgaaaaaacatacataatgaATGGAATGTTGAGTAATTTGTTATTTAATGTagtattcataaaagaaaatcaagacatacagtatatccaAAGTTTTCTTACACAGTGAAATCAGCAGGATGTCAATTATTACTCATTCCATCACCAGTTTGATTATCTACTTGAAcacaccatcaacagtgcaattatCAACTTGAACACACTTTACACGCTGTTTTCAAAGTCTGAGTGGACGGCATGAACAAAACTATGTGAAATTCAACTGATATGAGTATTATAATTGACACAATACTAAAATGTTATACAAGAGAGTTTGGCTGCAATGCAAACTAATCTTTTGCATGATTCTTTGGTAGAATATGCAAACTAATCTTTTGCATGATTTTTTGGTAGAATATGTAATCACAAATTACCTTAAGTAGCCAACCCCCTACACAAATAACAACTTTTATCTGAAATTGAACTTAATCTTCAGTAGGAACCTTGTACGGACTTGTGATGGATTGTAAACTATGTACTCATTGTACAGCAATGTGTAACCTTTTGGATTGTTAACACCTGTCTGCACTCCTGGGCCCATGGGAACCACTGTCCCGTCCGATCTGAAATAACAGTAAGAGGATAAATTATGtgcacatacaaaataaaacataataaatccAACAAGTCGTTTTCTTAATAAGATTTGAAACTATACTATAAGACAAGCTCTTTTCTGTCACATTAATATATCAGTTTACATTAGCCCATCTGCAGTTCAGCAGTTCCCTCTGATACTCCTTAAATGTCAGTTACAACTTGATTCATCTATCTGTTAACTCATACTTACATGAAAAGGCACTACTGCTTACAGTGTGCTTAGCATAATAAGCTACTGAAATTCTTTGCAAAACCCCTTTGGTCCCAGTCATAGAAATGTCTTTAACTTTTCATCAGTTTCCATTTGCCCTATTTCTGCCTACCCGCATTTATACATTCTGAACCTCATCTTGCCCCAATTCTCAACTCATGCAAAAACACAATCCTTTAGCCCAGCCCCATAAGGCGAGAAATGTGTTTCAGAGGTCTTGTTATGAAGAAGTACACCAAAAtgagcatttgaaaaaaaaaaaaggccttaaaTCTCTTGCTAACTCTGGTTTTTTTCCCTTATACATAAGGCATCCTTTGAGAAACTGTTTAATTCTTATGCAAGCATTCCCAAACAAAAGATATTTGGAACCTACCTACTTAAGAAATTACTACCAAACTTTTCTATCTACCTgcacttgaaatattaaaaatttgcatACTCACAGCTTGGTTAAGTTTTCTGGAATTGGTGCTGTTTTTCCACAGCCTTTTACCGAGTGGAATCCTTTTGGTAACTTGTGGGCATTATAATCAGCGTCAAGAAGATCATTTGTTTTGCCTAGTGAAACTTCCGAAAGGGCAAGAAATCCAGTGTCGTTACGTGGAGTTGCCCAACAATAATTTGCACTCTTGCTTGACATATCAGCAAAATAGATGCCTTTTCCAAACTGAAAATTTAACGGGAATCACAGTGAGACAACGATAAATCAGGACTACTGTACTTCTGGCATACTGAGAGAAAAAAGTAACTTGCCTATGATTCatcacaaaaatttttcaaaaaataaatttcaaagcactGATTTCTAACACTGAAGTCAGTGTGATAAATAGCTTATGCTAGTCCCAAGATATTCAATGACATGGTGAATTTCTAGATGTAATGGCAGCTTACCATATACCCAGTGGATGGAGCCTCTGGTGGGGCTATTCTTAAACCCTGACTCAAGATACCAGCCCAGTTGGAAAGCCTTGATCCATGGTACAATAGCATACAATTCCCAACATCTTTGAatctttcatattccatttcttttcggaTAACAAACGCTTCCAGGAGTTCCATCTTGAAGTTGCTGTGAGTTTTTGCATGGgtactttgtaaatatttttccagtaCCTTTAAATGAAAGAACAAGAAATGACATGACAAAATTAACATACTTCAAGTCTTCATACAGACATAAACTGTTTactaaaatataggaaaaatacaagGTCAATTTTTCAAATTCCGTAAATGATTACAAAATTCTAGGATATACTTCAGCCTTCAATagcacatacataaaaaataatgatgcgTACTTaagtagattattattaatacagtactAGAAGTTAGTCAAGAGAATGAGATGAATGAAATTTGAAAACGTACCTTATAATCATCAGCATCTTTACTGAGAAGACTAATGCTACACTGAAGACTGTTGTACTGCTGATCAACTGGATGTACACTGACGTCAATCGGCTGATCCAAGACGCTGAGTGCTGCCTGAATATCTCCTAGTGCTTCCAGTAAAGCTACCTTCTCCTGTATTTCAGCTTTTGTTTTAATCAGTGGTGGAACTTTCATCCCAAAGTAGTGGGGAAttctaaaatgtaatgaaatctCTCATTACTGACTAATATCTCTATATGTAGCAATGAACTATTGGAATATAGTATGATTAAATCAAGATAATAACGACTTAAGAATGGATAAAAAGCAAATCTATAACAGTAAGAAACTGGGAGGAATTGATATTTCAAAGAGATTTACAGTAAAAATCTTATTCAAAAGGAACAACATACAAAGATAGTAGTACAGTAAAGTAATACCTCACACTACCATTTTAATTCATTACAAGACATGCAACTGAAGTCAAAAAGTGGCTTAGGTCGAACGAGCCACTTAAAAAATTACCTAGACACCATATAAACCCCTATAGGCACCCCCACAATGTTGCTACTATAAGTACCCTGTACAGTAAGTTGTTAGACAGTTAAACATTTTGCTGTCTTTTAATATAGTACATTTATGCATAATAATCATGactgtaaagaaaaatgttcatattttttttaatactgaatgTCATGTAAATACAATGCCAACTAAACAGGATATGCTAACAATGTAGTTTGCTAATCGATGCATAGGCAACTTTGATTGTTcctattattattcatgaaaactgtcttaagagatgaaaacaataaaacttgCAACAATGTAAGGTGAGGTACGGCTGTGCAGGGGTTACACCTTTACAGGCTACaagtttgtttcaatatttttacaaagaaatttgtGATCTATGATTTGTgtgatgtttatttaaaaaatgtagctcattacaatattttaatgacaaataaacaaagtgCAAAAATGTTATGCATTTAAGCCTTCTaccgcttttatttttctttacagttttggCTTTCGAGAATTCTTTGCAGGTTCGTGTAGATGgctaaaaaattaattgttaGCCTGCAAATAAGCAGTGCTGTGAATCTGAAGGCCACACACTGGGAGGGCTAACTACATTTCTGCAGAAAAGAGGTAAATCACGAGTGCTGAGAACAACTTACCTAGTATAGAAGGCATTGCATGCATGAACTAGTTCCATACTTGTGTACTTTCCCTTCATAATGATATCATCAATATTTTTCAAAGCTAAATAGCCAGCTTTAATCTGCTCTGTGGTTAACTTTCCAAGAGGGGCCTTTTTAGCATCATACTTCATTTCAACAACTGCCTCCTCCATAACACGGATATCACAGAGTAACTCAATCAGTGCTCGTACACGAATTTCGAGTGTGCACTCAATctgaaaagcaaacaaaagtttTGTAACTGACAACTTTAAACTAAACAAAAGGATTAAATTGCTCTACAGGCATTTGGTAATTTTCAGTACTAATTTAATTGGGTATCTCTATGCAGTATACATCTGGTATTATAGCACTATGAAAAGTGTTATTTCATTTCCACTTGTCATGATGATGACTTATGTACACTTCCTTGGGGAACTAAGCAAATAATGCAATTGTTCAGGTGTTGGTGATTTCAGGGTAATAATTGTTACTATAAATACCTAGTAGCAGCCAACAGGGTATGGCATTGATGGTCTAGTGGTAATAAGCCAGGTGTGGTTTACGGAACAGCATGTGTCAGACTGAATTCTCTTGTAAACAATTCCAAAACATAATCAAGCAGCAAGGAATTTCAAGGAGTTTTAATTGTTATGACCTATTCATCACACCACTGGAATGCATTACAATCAATTATCTCGCAGTATAATAGTCCCTAAATACTAACAGGTTAAGATCTTGATAGTATGGTATTCCCTTGATTATCTGCAATGCAGGGATGTTTGAAAAGAGCAAAAATCCCTGTAATATTAACACACAACAATTAAGTTACTATTTGTCCATTAACTTGTTTACAGTGATCTGCCAACATGTGAAGGAATCTTGtgatgagaatattttttttttcacaatacttttgtgtatttacaattttacttAACAACAATTTACTCATTTCATCTAGCACAGATAACCTTCCACTTGGCTTATGatagtttgctaaaaaaaattaccataaccCTTTAAGATGCAAGGTAAATTTCTGAaacttattttggaaaaaaaaaaaaatgtcttcagtTCCAGGAAATTTCCCTTGTTGCGAAATTTTCAGCGACTGATTCCAGCTTTCACTGAAGGATCCTCCTACACAAAAGGCAATAGTTTGCATTTCTGAAGGAGCAAATAAAAATTTGAGTTGTATAAAATCCCTGATTTTCATACAAATGTTAACAAATCTAAAAGGTCGTTTGCAGATCACTCCAGTTGTGTTTAAAGTGAGATTACTTTATGGTAGTATCTATTAAAAGTTACCAGTGATAATATCAACAAGTAATAAATtcttaactaaaataaatgaaagaaaaaatttaatttcataatgcTACTACTTCCACCAACTTCTTCTTAATCTATAAGACAACTTGAGAgataccaaacaaaataaaatacaattacatataataaaaaaaaatcttggggcTTCACAACAGTAATGAACACTATCAAAGACAcccaaaaaattattcttatggaTACCTGAAAAagagctgattttttttaaattaaaaggggACTTACAAGTGTCTAGGACAATATCGTGTCAACGAAACAACCAATTCacacttactttttttctttcctccttaaTCTTATCATTGGCTTTTATTGCAGAATCAGTTTTATCTTCTCTGGAGTAATCCATTTCAAGCAAGTCATATTTACCTGGCTGCTTTTCAAAACAGTCCCTCATATTCCAGTCATTTCGAGTTTTGTCATTGAACCTGTCAATAGGAAACAGTTGTCAAATTGTGATACTGGCATAAAATTCTATGACAGTTAAAATTTTAGCTTATACAAATACGTCCTTGCaatgtactgattttttttttttttaataaggctCAGGTGACAGCCATCCCATCCCAACTCCAAAGTCCTCCCTCATAATAACAATCAAAATCACTGTATTGTGTCTCTTGTATGAGtcaggagagatctttcagtattGTTTCTGTTGTACATGTCAGGCaagatctttcattttcttttttctaagcctctccaaaacgaaaaataaaatagtcaAGTTTACCTAAAACTATCTTTCAATACCCTTTTCTCAAGTACAGTAAGCATACATCAATTCTTCTGCAAGGGAGAACTAACAAAGGGAAATTCTGCTTGATGGAAACTAGTTGTAACTTGTGCCATCAACTGCAACAATTACCAAAACTGAAAACAGATGAAGGTAAATGATGTAAATCAGGGGAATCTCATATTAGTAGATCCCACTACATCAGATTTTGGTAAAACAGAAACTGTCAGGTATCTAGTAAACAAGCCTGGAATAATAAACTATCTATATTGGCATGGCCAGGAAGTCCATGAATGGGTATGGGTTAACAATACACCAGTAACACAATAAGGAAACTGAAGGGCAAGTAGCAGCTAAGGATGAGCTGGACTACTGTAGTAAAAAAACTGCCAAAGAAATATTAAGGATATTTCTCAGAACGTTTCCTTCACCAATAAGGCATAAATTTGCTAAAACATACACATGAAGTAAATTTTCTGTCTAGAAAACAGTAATTCCAAAAGGCACAGAAAGGTTTTCTCAAAAAATAGTATAAGGaaaaccttcattaaaaaaaaaaaggtttataacATTTTGAAACGATTACTGCATTAAGATGAAGCATCAAATGAGGAGGGAAAAGATCCGGTTTGGAAACATGATTCACATTTCTTCTCAAGTGTAGTTAATACTGCATCATCACTAATACTTGATATCAAATGTTTACCATCAGTCATCTAAAAATTTACCATAAGCAACCTACAATGTAGATTCAAAAATGGTCactgtaataaaaatgtttttacttgtGATATCATGCGTGAGAAGGCAGAGACTTGTTTCACTACATGAAGATGGCTTCTGTTATTAACACCTTGACCTTTCTTTCTATCAAATCCATACCCGAGTTGGAGCATgcgttatttttcttaaagatcaaTAATAAATTGTACAATCTTTATATCAAAACAATGTGCGAAGTGACGTCACTTGCATACGAAACATACACGATGAGAACTTGCATTAAGTACATGATGGTGGCCTGACTTACAAAGGCGATCTTGAGCATTTTTGGCAACGCTCCAATTGCCAATGCAGGAAGAAAATGCTGACAAGGAAAGGCTTGTTCTTTGAGCATTCTGAATTACCACTTGAAGGAATCTTCATAATTACCTTAGTAAGTAATGTGCCATGGGATATGCCGAACCTTCCTTTCTCCAGTTTTTCTTCATATACAGTACCCAGCTTCGACTGGTATAATTCCTGCTGCAATATATGCTCAGAAGGCCTAATTAAGGACAAAAAGACTGGTGGTCTTGGCCACATGACTGAGGGGACAAGAGCAAAATTAGCTAGAGGAAGTACAATTGAGATCAAGTCAATGGATGCAGGGTGCTTGAAGGCACTGACCATTCGACTTCAAACTGCTCCAAGTTCCACTAAAACGTACTTCCAAAAACCACAATAACATCTGACTGCTCAAAGTCACATGGTAGCATCTCAGAACattttttaagcataaaaaagttaattacacATAAATTTTGTTAGTCTGGACAACCCAAGAGTACATACTAACTCGACAGAAGTGTAGTCACCTATTTTCAAAAGGAACATGCTACACACTGTGGCAGCCCCAAATAAGATCAAACACTAGTAAAGTTAAGAAAGCTGTGATTCGTATGGTACTTCAAAGCGTATCAACTtactttttcatgaatattttcttagCTTTTTCCAAGTCACCTCCACAAGCCTGTAAACTATTCTGTCCATTTGCCCCAACTCTACCCCACCGCATCCACACAGAATATGCATCTTTACCATCATCCTTCAACAGTTGTATGAggtaatatttattgttattaaactgtatgtttgtctgaaaagaaaaaaaaatattaaacaaaaaggaataaaaatgtagcAAATTGAACCCTACTATATACACATcttcaatgataaaaaaaactgaatcactCAAAACCTAAAATGTCCTCAGTATAATGCAAACTAATTAATCTCTTGATAATTTATGATATGCCAAGTATCTGATTTTTTCAAATTGCCATCTTCAGTGTGTAATCACTACTTTTTTATAACCACTTTCAAAATGGGCTGActaaatatgattatttatctCTGTTTATTTCAAGCTTATGATTTCATGCTTTCAAGTGAATAAATGGTAAATGACTCATCTCCAATTTGGATGCACCCCTTGAACCTACTAGTTCAGACGAATGAGGGATTACTTTACATGTACTACAGTTAAAACAAACAATActgttgtttttaaaagtaaaaatcagtGCAGCTAAACAATTTCTagtctttcaaaaatttttttcacatatatctGAGAACTAACCTGATTCAGCATGCAATCCCATATGTCACTGTCTTCCTCCAACACATGAGAAGTCGTAGCAATTGGACAAAGGGCATCAACAGGTGCACGACCTTTGAGAACTACTGTTCGTTCTACACCTGCTTAAATACAAAAACGTAacgtaaacaaaaactaaatattgGGTTGACTAAAAGCAAAGCACTGCTAAAATTAATCACGTACTTAGTGATCTATACAAAAACCAAGAGAACTGCAAGGGTGCCATTCTTAGTCTGAATTGTATAAAATGCTCATGAAGTAGGTATTAAAAAAGTTTTGCTCAACTGAGGTTGAACTTTGAAGCGCACATATTTATAGGGTCAATACtaaaaagtaatttaataattataaaaacttaaaattaaaaaaaaatcatatgtagCCCATTCAGAGTATTAGCATATAAAGCAGATAAATTCTTTGCCCCCCATTTTACAAATTTAAGCACTGTGAATGACAGACATGACATCATAATTTAATTTAGAGTTACTCAGGAGTTGCCAGTTATCATTTCACAGGAAAATATCATTAACTAAGCACATTTTAAAGTAAGGGCATTGTCATTCACACACTCCAAGCTTCTATctataaaaaatgtagatttttaataactgaatagCATCATAATATCTCAAAGTAGTCTAACTACTTGAGAAAGAATGCAATTGCACATTATCTCCTGGCAAAAGCCATCAAActtaaaccaataaaataaactGTCTCCTGAGTTATACTGCTTCATAAACCTTGTAAAGAAAAAGTAACAATTAAAAATGGCATTAATTGCATGtgtataataaaaagattcaagTCTTTGACTTCTCATCCATTCTCCTCATCTTCTTCCCACATAACTGTCCAATCTCAGTTCTTCCTTGTCCTAATCTTCATTCCTCACTTAAAGATCGAATCTTCTGGCATTCCTCGCTTCAGACTGAATCTTCTGGGCAAGCCCTATGAGTCTAATTCAGTGACCTGATTACAGTACTATGGAATACTGTAATAGGTAAATGATAAAAGTCGATAAATTACCAAAATTCTTGGGATACTTTGCAGAAATGCATTGTTTAAATATGCCCTTCAGAACTGGAGAGTTCATATCCTGTTTAACTGAGAACATGGCTCTAGTATCTATGGGTAAGGGAAGACCCGCCAATTAAATCAATAGCCTGAATGATACAAATTTTAATATAGCtctatcaactaaaataaactgGGTAAGACAATGAAGCTATGCTTTGGCCTTAATGGGTAATCCCCATCCTGGTAAATCTCAATGTTGGATAACTAGGAAATCTTTTCAAAGAAATAGagataaaatatgacaaaaaaaaaagtgttcatatAGTCATGGCAGAAATTAAATGAACTTAGAGGTCACACAAAACTACACACTCTGCTACTGCAGAAGAGAACACTTGAGGGCAATGACCATGATTCAGCGAATTACATCAAGGACACGCATACCCTATGGACAAAGACAAAACACAGCAAAGACAGAAAATAACTTGGTGAACATGCTAAACCAGATGCTGCTGCAAGCACAATCGCGCCAAGTGCAAGTAACTCCAtctatgaaagcgtaggttcgtatTTGCGTCGGAACAATCTTAATTGATATTACAATGAGGCCTTATTGTGCCCACATGCCCCTTAACCCAAGAGAATACAGCAATTCCTCCTGCTACTTCGTCTTACCAGGATGCCTCAGAGTAGTTGGCAAAGCAGGAACACGAGAAGTAGGAACAGAGAAAGGGTTGGTGTTAGCAACATGCAAGACCTTAGCACTGTCCACACACCTGTCCCAGAAGTAAGCAGGTCAATCAACATCCAACCTAAGCTTACCCTCCTAGGACCAAGTAAGGAGGATATAGACAGGTACCATACCACTGGATTAAGACGAGGCAGATCCTCAAAAGTCAGTTAGCAAAAATGGAGGTGTGTTGCTCTGAAAACACACCTGATGCAGTTCTGAGAAAGCATCAATACTGTTCAAGGATGACATAAGTACCAACGTGGTCCGTCACAGCCTGAATACCTAAACTGATCAAACTTCCTTCCAAGAGAATCAAACATTGTTATTCTTACCCCAGTGAAAACCAAGGCCAAAACAAAAGCCAGTcaccagaggccaagcactgggacctatgaggtcattcagtgctgatagGGAAACGAAGAGTatgttttcaaggtgtaacaggaggaaaaccttgcagttgcattatgaaacacttgttaggaaagggtggaaagtaagatggaagaaagaatatgaaaagaggtagaataaacaaaatgaaaggggttgcagctaggggacaaaggGACACAGCAAAACCttatgcctgcagtgcaccacaataggtgtactgatggcactaaccccctgaaAGGGTCACCAATAAGGAGTCAGAAAAGTACGAAAAACCATCTAGCTCTTCAATAATTGCCATGACTAAGCAGTCCAGGAGAGGCACAGATGT
Coding sequences within it:
- the LOC136840779 gene encoding poly [ADP-ribose] polymerase 2-like isoform X3, coding for MARRKGAAAAASSASQVEAENSANEPETGRRSRKRAVNDAANSKKATGASSANDVTVKVEDVKVEVDSDDEPLAKKGKDTQKDETVPKGNIKRGRKNVKNVKAEVDSDDEPLVKKGKASRGKKEDDTAVGEEPKKRGRPTKKGTAETNSIASGSGIGDADIDTNDAVAKKGSKAKGAPSKAEPSVSSESTKGRGKRKGKSIKEEPVEEEASLPTKPAAGVERTVVLKGRAPVDALCPIATTSHVLEEDSDIWDCMLNQTNIQFNNNKYYLIQLLKDDGKDAYSVWMRWGRVGANGQNSLQACGGDLEKAKKIFMKKFNDKTRNDWNMRDCFEKQPGKYDLLEMDYSREDKTDSAIKANDKIKEERKKIECTLEIRVRALIELLCDIRVMEEAVVEMKYDAKKAPLGKLTTEQIKAGYLALKNIDDIIMKGKYTSMELVHACNAFYTRIPHYFGMKVPPLIKTKAEIQEKVALLEALGDIQAALSVLDQPIDVSVHPVDQQYNSLQCSISLLSKDADDYKVLEKYLQSTHAKTHSNFKMELLEAFVIRKEMEYERFKDVGNCMLLYHGSRLSNWAGILSQGLRIAPPEAPSTGYMFGKGIYFADMSSKSANYCWATPRNDTGFLALSEVSLGKTNDLLDADYNAHKLPKGFHSVKGCGKTAPIPENLTKLSDGTVVPMGPGVQTGVNNPKGYTLLYNEYIVYNPSQVRTRFLLKIKFNFR
- the LOC136840779 gene encoding poly [ADP-ribose] polymerase 2-like isoform X4 — its product is MARRKGAAAAASSASQVEAENSANEPETGRRSRKRAVNDAANSKKATGASSANDVTVKVEDVKVEVDSDDEPLAKKGKDTQKDETVPKGNIKRGRKNVKNVKAEVDSDDEPLVKKGKASRGKKEDDTAVGEEPKKRGRPTKKGTAETNSIASGSGIGDADIDTNDAVAKKGSKAKGAPSKAEPSVSSESTKGRGKRKGKSIKEEPVEEEASLPTKPAGVERTVVLKGRAPVDALCPIATTSHVLEEDSDIWDCMLNQTNIQFNNNKYYLIQLLKDDGKDAYSVWMRWGRVGANGQNSLQACGGDLEKAKKIFMKKFNDKTRNDWNMRDCFEKQPGKYDLLEMDYSREDKTDSAIKANDKIKEERKKIECTLEIRVRALIELLCDIRVMEEAVVEMKYDAKKAPLGKLTTEQIKAGYLALKNIDDIIMKGKYTSMELVHACNAFYTRIPHYFGMKVPPLIKTKAEIQEKVALLEALGDIQAALSVLDQPIDVSVHPVDQQYNSLQCSISLLSKDADDYKVLEKYLQSTHAKTHSNFKMELLEAFVIRKEMEYERFKDVGNCMLLYHGSRLSNWAGILSQGLRIAPPEAPSTGYMFGKGIYFADMSSKSANYCWATPRNDTGFLALSEVSLGKTNDLLDADYNAHKLPKGFHSVKGCGKTAPIPENLTKLSDGTVVPMGPGVQTGVNNPKGYTLLYNEYIVYNPSQVRTRFLLKIKFNFR